A window of the Emys orbicularis isolate rEmyOrb1 chromosome 1, rEmyOrb1.hap1, whole genome shotgun sequence genome harbors these coding sequences:
- the PROSER1 gene encoding proline and serine-rich protein 1 isoform X2, with product MDKKSFETVLDEIRKIVELLRYFSWAEPQLKAMKALQHKMVAVQASKVVNILNCFTFSKDKLVALELLASNIVDAQNYRLIEDLFRINMSEKKRCRRILEQASKGGCKAPHAMISSCGMIPGNPYPKGKPSRINGIFPGTPIKKETEECTNEGKGIAARILGPSKPAPATYNPHKPVPYPIPPCRPHATIAPSAYNSAGLVPMASVLAPSLPAPPPYTPNQVGSENEDLSNQAKPSQNQAFSAQANQLFTPHGSNPSTPAATPVPTPSPVKAISHPLAPANAVIPGMSMSTPVLPVFPGQVSSSIHTSQPSTPTPSVIKSLSLSGVPVTSVHSATSIPIPAVFSGLASIPAATPAPQASSTPCATPASNEAFASASAPFAGLPFSATSSIASVNNPAPLSSVFAGLPLSLTPTPQGVSSPIPSAIASSPATSISGPLSLPNPILSVLKGFLTSNDTSLISALPSAVTSELASLSALANQSSEPPASSVNKCYTPSATPTPQRSSTPGLAIFPGLPSPSVANPSSTPPTLPTQSPLTTSQSIIPVSCGASVALLHGASPTNPEHQISSAPVATGIPVLVKTEPMSPTLSAFKGPSHSAGPSHGTLGLSALGRAYTSATSVPVSLPSSLNPALSGLSSLSAPLNSSTSLASISLAPHASSAPVAPVFNGLPPFTSLTSNFAFTGNPALTPPVTVPGSLLATPSTTASSVSASHVNSTAAVLSGLSASATVSAPPFPLNLSSAVPSLFSVTQGPLGSSNPSFPGFPVSNTPTVTPALPSFPGLQASSTVAAVAPLPAAATAPSPAPVLPGFASAFSSNFNSALVAQAGLTSGLQTPGNTVFPGLLSLPGIPGFTQSAAQSSLQELQHSAAAQSALLQQAHSASALENYPAQPDGFTSYPSAPGTPFSLQTSLPQSGWQ from the exons ATTGTTGAATTACTGAGATACTTTTCTTGGGCTGAACCACAACTAAAGGCAATGAAGGCTTTACAACAT AAAATGGTAGCTGTTCAAGCATCAAAAGTGGTTAATATCCTTAACTGCTTCACCTTTAGTAAAGACAAGCTTGTTGCTCTAGAACTCTTAGCTTC CAACATTGTTGATGCTCAGAATTACCGCCTTATTGAGGACCTGTTCAGGATTAACATGTCAGAGAAGAAAAGGTGCAGGAGAATTCTTGAGCAG gcttccaaaggaggttgtaaaGCCCCTCACGCTATGATATCTTCCTGTGGCATGATTCCTGGAAACCCTTATCCCAAGGGGAAACCAAGCCGGATAAATGGAATTTTCCCA GGAACGCCTATCAAAAAGGAGACTGAAGAATGTACTAATGAAGGGAAGGGAATTGCAGCCCGTATACTTGGACCATCCAAACCA GCTCCAGCAACGTACAACCCACACaaacctgttccataccccaTCCCACCATGCCGGCCACATGCAACTATTGCACCAA gtgCTTACAACAGTGCCGGTCTAGTTCCAATGGCCAGTGTCCTAGCACCAAGCTTACCAGCTCCTCCACCATATACCCCTAATCAAGTGGGATCAG AAAACGAAGACCTTTCCAATCAGGCAAAACCTTCCCAAAATCAAG CTTTTTCTGCACAAGCGAATCAGCTCTTTACTCCTCATGGTTCTAATCCTTCAACACCTGCTGCTACTCCAGTCCCTACCCCATCCCCTGTCAAGGCGATAAGCCATCCATTAGCACCTGCCAATGCAGTCATCCCTGGGATGAGCATGTCTACCCCTGTGCTTCCTGTTTTCCCAGGGCAGGTCTCCTCTTCCATCCATACATCTCAGCCATCCACCCCAACCCCATCTGTCATCAAATCCCTTTCATTGTCTGGTGTTCCTGTCACATCTGTTCATAGTGCAACCTCCATCCCTATTCCTGCAGTTTTCTCTGGACTGGCTTCTATCCCTGCTGCTACGCCAGCTCCACAAGCTTCTTCCACACCATGTGCCACACCTGCCTCTAATGAAGCTTTTGCATCTGCTTCTGCACCATTTGCTGGCCTCCCTTTTTCTGCAACCTCTTCAATTGCTTCAGTTAATAATCCTGCTCCATTGTCATCAGTTTTTGCTGGCCTCCCTTTGTCCTTGACCCCCACTCCTCAAGGGGTGTCTAGTCCCATTCCCTCTGCAATTGCTAGCTCTCCTGCCACTAGCATCTCTGGCCCACTTAGCTTGCCTAATCCAATTCTGTCTGTCTTAAAGGGATTTCTGACATCAAATGATACCTCATTAATCAGTGCTTTACCTTCTGCTGTGACAAGTGAGCTTGCCTCTTTATCTGCTCTTGCTAATCAAAGCTCTGAGCCTCCTGCCTCTTCTGTAAACAAATGTTATACCCCATCTGCCACACCTACACCTCAACGTTCTTCCACGCCAGGGCTGGCCATTTTCCCGGGTCTTCCATCTCCCTCTGTAGCTAATCCTAGTTCCACTCCCCCAACATTGCCAACTCAGTCACCATTAACCACTTCACAATCTATTATACCAGTCAGCTGTGGTGCCTCTGTTGCGCTTTTGCATGGTGCGAGCCCTACTAATCCCGAGCATCAGATTTCATCAGCCCCAGTTGCCACAGGTATTCCAGTTCTGGTCAAAACTGAACCCATGAGCCCTACTCTCTCAGCCTTCAAAGGCCCTTCTCATTCGGCTGGCCCATCTCATGGCACGCTAGGATTGTCAGCGCTTGGGCGTGCATATACCTCTGCAACTTCAGTGCCAGTCAGTTTACCTAGTTCCCTTAATCCAGCATTATCAGGTCTCTCCTCTTTGAGTGCTCCCTTAAACAGCTCCACGTCTCTTGCCTCCATTTCCCTTGCCCCACATGCTTCCTCTGCTCCAGTTGCCCCAGTATTTAATGGACTTCCTCCCTTCACGTCTCTGACCAGTAACTTTGCTTTTACTGGTAACCCAGCACTTACACCACCGGTCACTGTCCCAGGGTCTTTGTTAGCCACTCCATCTACAACTGCTTCATCTGTGTCTGCTTCTCATGTGAATTCTACAGCAGCTGTTCTCTCCGGACTCTCTGCTTCAGCAACAGTCTCTGCTCCACCCTTTCCGCTTAACTTGTCCAGTGCCGTCCCCTCCCTATTTTCTGTCACCCAGGGGCCTCTGGGATCATCAAACCCATCCTTTCCTGGTTTCCCTGTCTCTAACACACCCACTGTCACTCCAGCTCTCCCTTCTTTCCCTGGCCTCCAGGCATCTTCTACAGTAGCAGCAGTTGCACCGCTGCCGGCAGCTGCCACAGCCCCATCTCCGGCTCCGGTCCTGCCAGGGTTTGCCTCGGCCTTTAGCTCAAACTTCAACTCTGCACTTGTTGCACAGGCTGG CTTGACTTCTGGGCTGCAAACCCCAGGAAATACAGTTTTCCCTGGACTCTTGTCTCTTCCTGGTATCCCTGGATTTACCCAAAGTGCCGCACAGTCTTCCCTGCAGGAATTGCAGCATAGTGCAGCAGCGCAATCAGCGCTACTACAG caa GCACATTCAGCTTCAGCTCTAGAGAACTATCCAGCTCAGCCTGATGGTTTTACTAGCTATCCCTCTGCACCAGGAACACCATTTTCACTGCAGACAAGTCTACCCCAGAGTGGATGGCAATAA
- the PROSER1 gene encoding proline and serine-rich protein 1 isoform X1, with translation MDKKSFETVLDEIRKAVLTEYKLKAIEYVHGYFSSEQIVELLRYFSWAEPQLKAMKALQHKMVAVQASKVVNILNCFTFSKDKLVALELLASNIVDAQNYRLIEDLFRINMSEKKRCRRILEQASKGGCKAPHAMISSCGMIPGNPYPKGKPSRINGIFPGTPIKKETEECTNEGKGIAARILGPSKPAPATYNPHKPVPYPIPPCRPHATIAPSAYNSAGLVPMASVLAPSLPAPPPYTPNQVGSENEDLSNQAKPSQNQAFSAQANQLFTPHGSNPSTPAATPVPTPSPVKAISHPLAPANAVIPGMSMSTPVLPVFPGQVSSSIHTSQPSTPTPSVIKSLSLSGVPVTSVHSATSIPIPAVFSGLASIPAATPAPQASSTPCATPASNEAFASASAPFAGLPFSATSSIASVNNPAPLSSVFAGLPLSLTPTPQGVSSPIPSAIASSPATSISGPLSLPNPILSVLKGFLTSNDTSLISALPSAVTSELASLSALANQSSEPPASSVNKCYTPSATPTPQRSSTPGLAIFPGLPSPSVANPSSTPPTLPTQSPLTTSQSIIPVSCGASVALLHGASPTNPEHQISSAPVATGIPVLVKTEPMSPTLSAFKGPSHSAGPSHGTLGLSALGRAYTSATSVPVSLPSSLNPALSGLSSLSAPLNSSTSLASISLAPHASSAPVAPVFNGLPPFTSLTSNFAFTGNPALTPPVTVPGSLLATPSTTASSVSASHVNSTAAVLSGLSASATVSAPPFPLNLSSAVPSLFSVTQGPLGSSNPSFPGFPVSNTPTVTPALPSFPGLQASSTVAAVAPLPAAATAPSPAPVLPGFASAFSSNFNSALVAQAGLTSGLQTPGNTVFPGLLSLPGIPGFTQSAAQSSLQELQHSAAAQSALLQQAHSASALENYPAQPDGFTSYPSAPGTPFSLQTSLPQSGWQ, from the exons GCTGTGTTGACTGAATACAAATTAAAAGCTATAGAATATGTGCATGGATACTTCTCTAGTGAACAG ATTGTTGAATTACTGAGATACTTTTCTTGGGCTGAACCACAACTAAAGGCAATGAAGGCTTTACAACAT AAAATGGTAGCTGTTCAAGCATCAAAAGTGGTTAATATCCTTAACTGCTTCACCTTTAGTAAAGACAAGCTTGTTGCTCTAGAACTCTTAGCTTC CAACATTGTTGATGCTCAGAATTACCGCCTTATTGAGGACCTGTTCAGGATTAACATGTCAGAGAAGAAAAGGTGCAGGAGAATTCTTGAGCAG gcttccaaaggaggttgtaaaGCCCCTCACGCTATGATATCTTCCTGTGGCATGATTCCTGGAAACCCTTATCCCAAGGGGAAACCAAGCCGGATAAATGGAATTTTCCCA GGAACGCCTATCAAAAAGGAGACTGAAGAATGTACTAATGAAGGGAAGGGAATTGCAGCCCGTATACTTGGACCATCCAAACCA GCTCCAGCAACGTACAACCCACACaaacctgttccataccccaTCCCACCATGCCGGCCACATGCAACTATTGCACCAA gtgCTTACAACAGTGCCGGTCTAGTTCCAATGGCCAGTGTCCTAGCACCAAGCTTACCAGCTCCTCCACCATATACCCCTAATCAAGTGGGATCAG AAAACGAAGACCTTTCCAATCAGGCAAAACCTTCCCAAAATCAAG CTTTTTCTGCACAAGCGAATCAGCTCTTTACTCCTCATGGTTCTAATCCTTCAACACCTGCTGCTACTCCAGTCCCTACCCCATCCCCTGTCAAGGCGATAAGCCATCCATTAGCACCTGCCAATGCAGTCATCCCTGGGATGAGCATGTCTACCCCTGTGCTTCCTGTTTTCCCAGGGCAGGTCTCCTCTTCCATCCATACATCTCAGCCATCCACCCCAACCCCATCTGTCATCAAATCCCTTTCATTGTCTGGTGTTCCTGTCACATCTGTTCATAGTGCAACCTCCATCCCTATTCCTGCAGTTTTCTCTGGACTGGCTTCTATCCCTGCTGCTACGCCAGCTCCACAAGCTTCTTCCACACCATGTGCCACACCTGCCTCTAATGAAGCTTTTGCATCTGCTTCTGCACCATTTGCTGGCCTCCCTTTTTCTGCAACCTCTTCAATTGCTTCAGTTAATAATCCTGCTCCATTGTCATCAGTTTTTGCTGGCCTCCCTTTGTCCTTGACCCCCACTCCTCAAGGGGTGTCTAGTCCCATTCCCTCTGCAATTGCTAGCTCTCCTGCCACTAGCATCTCTGGCCCACTTAGCTTGCCTAATCCAATTCTGTCTGTCTTAAAGGGATTTCTGACATCAAATGATACCTCATTAATCAGTGCTTTACCTTCTGCTGTGACAAGTGAGCTTGCCTCTTTATCTGCTCTTGCTAATCAAAGCTCTGAGCCTCCTGCCTCTTCTGTAAACAAATGTTATACCCCATCTGCCACACCTACACCTCAACGTTCTTCCACGCCAGGGCTGGCCATTTTCCCGGGTCTTCCATCTCCCTCTGTAGCTAATCCTAGTTCCACTCCCCCAACATTGCCAACTCAGTCACCATTAACCACTTCACAATCTATTATACCAGTCAGCTGTGGTGCCTCTGTTGCGCTTTTGCATGGTGCGAGCCCTACTAATCCCGAGCATCAGATTTCATCAGCCCCAGTTGCCACAGGTATTCCAGTTCTGGTCAAAACTGAACCCATGAGCCCTACTCTCTCAGCCTTCAAAGGCCCTTCTCATTCGGCTGGCCCATCTCATGGCACGCTAGGATTGTCAGCGCTTGGGCGTGCATATACCTCTGCAACTTCAGTGCCAGTCAGTTTACCTAGTTCCCTTAATCCAGCATTATCAGGTCTCTCCTCTTTGAGTGCTCCCTTAAACAGCTCCACGTCTCTTGCCTCCATTTCCCTTGCCCCACATGCTTCCTCTGCTCCAGTTGCCCCAGTATTTAATGGACTTCCTCCCTTCACGTCTCTGACCAGTAACTTTGCTTTTACTGGTAACCCAGCACTTACACCACCGGTCACTGTCCCAGGGTCTTTGTTAGCCACTCCATCTACAACTGCTTCATCTGTGTCTGCTTCTCATGTGAATTCTACAGCAGCTGTTCTCTCCGGACTCTCTGCTTCAGCAACAGTCTCTGCTCCACCCTTTCCGCTTAACTTGTCCAGTGCCGTCCCCTCCCTATTTTCTGTCACCCAGGGGCCTCTGGGATCATCAAACCCATCCTTTCCTGGTTTCCCTGTCTCTAACACACCCACTGTCACTCCAGCTCTCCCTTCTTTCCCTGGCCTCCAGGCATCTTCTACAGTAGCAGCAGTTGCACCGCTGCCGGCAGCTGCCACAGCCCCATCTCCGGCTCCGGTCCTGCCAGGGTTTGCCTCGGCCTTTAGCTCAAACTTCAACTCTGCACTTGTTGCACAGGCTGG CTTGACTTCTGGGCTGCAAACCCCAGGAAATACAGTTTTCCCTGGACTCTTGTCTCTTCCTGGTATCCCTGGATTTACCCAAAGTGCCGCACAGTCTTCCCTGCAGGAATTGCAGCATAGTGCAGCAGCGCAATCAGCGCTACTACAG caa GCACATTCAGCTTCAGCTCTAGAGAACTATCCAGCTCAGCCTGATGGTTTTACTAGCTATCCCTCTGCACCAGGAACACCATTTTCACTGCAGACAAGTCTACCCCAGAGTGGATGGCAATAA